A window from Dysidea avara chromosome 2, odDysAvar1.4, whole genome shotgun sequence encodes these proteins:
- the LOC136247294 gene encoding uncharacterized protein, translated as MSTENDITDSTGTMDNEILSSAVETMEIDHGQHCDGPDDSSVLHQPRMLSHLAEECLKGYIPSLVMIIHKQQQIIQQRHHVIDALNDKKVSLEKCLDEQKELTEMVKEELQTASVLLSPYLRMKDDDEQTYFYSGLPSYSAFTTLLALLSTVLPPYEYRGISHSDQLLMVLMKLRRATTNQDLAYRFRIDVTRVSKIFHQWIDTMAFQLKPLVKWPERGMIRTTIPDCFKPKYARTTCITDCSEIFIQRPSSLAARAETYSNYKSHNTVKFLIAISPTGAIIFVSKCWGGRASDKHITAHSGFLDKLMHGDLVLADRGFDITEPLALRGASLAIPPFTKGKPQLSQREVETARELSRVRIHVERAIGRLKNFRILQSTLPITLVKSATDEEFCTIDKILFVCAALCNLQPPLV; from the coding sequence ATGTCGACAGAAAATGATATAACTGATAGCACTGGAACAATGGATAATGAAATTTTAAGTAGTGCTGTTGAGACCATGGAGATTGACCATGGGCAGCATTGTGATGGTCCTGACGATTCTTCTGTGTTACATCAGCCCCGAATGCTTTCACATCTAGCAGAAGAATGTCTTAAGGGATACATACCTTCACTTGTAATGATCATTCATAAGCAGCAGCAGATTATTCAGCAACGACATCACGTTATTGATGCACTTAATGATAAAAAGGTGTCACTGGAAAAATGTCTAGATGAACAAAAAGAGTTAACTGAAATGGTGAAAGAAGAGCTGCAGACCGCATCTGTATTACTCAGCCCCTATCTCCGAATGAAGGATGATGATGAACAAACTTATTTTTATTCTGGTTTGCCATCATATTCTGCATTTACCACACTACTTGCTTTGCTTTCTACTGTTTTACCTCCTTACGAGTACAGAGGAATAAGTCATAGTGACCAGCTTCTGATGGTCTTGATGAAACTGAGACGGGCAACAACGAATCAGGATCTAGCTTATCGATTCAGAATTGATGTAACCAGAGTGTCTAAAATTTTTCATCAGTGGATTGATACAATGGCCTTTCAGCTAAAGCCTCTAGTAAAATGGCCAGAAAGAGGAATGATCCGGACCACTATCCCTGACTGTTTTAAGCCAAAGTATGCCCGTACAACATGTATTACTGATTGTTCAGAAATCTTTATTCAACGCCCATCTTCATTAGCAGCAAGAGCCGAGACATATTCTAATTACAAAAGTCATAACACTGTGAAGTTTCTAATTGCTATTAGCCCCACGGGTGCAATTATCTTTGTTTCTAAGTGTTGGGGAGGACGTGCCAGTGACAAACACATTACTGCACACAGTGGGTTTTTGGACAAGCTGATGCACGGTGACTTGGTTTTAGCTGATAGAGGTTTTGATATAACCGAACCTTTAGCTCTTCGTGGTGCTTCACTAGCAATTCCTCCTTTCACAAAGGGAAAACCCCAACTCTCACAGAGGGAAGTGGAGACAGCTAGAGAATTGTCTAGGGTGAGGATCCATGTGGAACGAGCCATTGGAAGGCTCAAAAACTTCAGAATTTTACAGTCAACTCTACCAATCACCCTGGTGAAATCTGCTACTGATGAAGAATTTTGTACCATTGATAAGATCTTATTTGTATGTGCTGCATTATGTAACTTGCAACCACCTTTGGTTTAA
- the LOC136247293 gene encoding uncharacterized protein, translating into MTSEYFKSLDYLAQRRYVEKLTIRDEVLPDPYSIGEESWTDDTTQWPDLVYGDLYSYLIETKGPYTKEKLKAHKSLDAYNYFCNGHVRTVYCYGHRNHVILKALVNPSEKTPDQAHKAWVILQKADAEVITAHCTCKAGLGEVCSYIAAILFKVETAVRLGLTKPSCTSTSCNWNNWYKENINPAEVRNINFVKPKHSSKRKQTCSEFTSSAKKQQRNLSQIPPETLYSAINNCLPHASVFTIVPKPDDDSQLSKVTSSVGTPIVDSVTDSGMISSSVDSSIVTTPVMESSVSPDTSTATTPMVESSSSPDTSMVTTPVVESSVSPDTSMVTTPVMESTTSSADASISSLVTTQVVPNIPKPLLELFDPKHKKLSKEMLLQLSKEVFVSLSVTDEQAMAIELATRTQRLSSDWYSQRQGRITASLFHDVFTFKEKNSPDSLLKRLLCNVDISHIPAIKWGVEKEDTARREYIAKMSSLHQGFRCTLTGLVVNPQYPFLGASPDALVECSCCGGQGIVEIKCPFSGKGTHPSQLHRLKNSFLNETGLRQNHKYYTQVQGQLVVSCKQYCDFVVWTPERILIERMEVNSNFTESLIRKLTKFYVEIMLPEILTRNVLVASELSSSTTVAATSNEEVTYCFCQEGEHGKMICCDNSECKISWFHFKCVGIKRAPRGDWFCPNCNI; encoded by the exons ATGACTTCTGAGTATTTTAAATCGTTAGATTATTTAGCACAAAGACGCTATGTTGAAAAGCTCACAATACGTGATGAAGTACTACCTGATCCATACTCTATTGGCGAGGAATCGTGGACGGATGATACGACACAGTGGCCAGATCTGGTGTATGGTGATTTATATTCATATTTAATCGAAACCAAAGGGCCTTATACCAAGGAAAAGTTGAAAGCCCACAAGTCTCTGGACGCGTACAACTATTTTTGCAACGGTCATGTCCGCACTGTCTACTGCTATGGGCATAGGAATCATGTCATCCTAAAAGCTTTGGTGAACCCCAGTGAAAAGACTCCAGATCAAGCCCATAAGGCCTGGGTCATATTGCAGAAGGCTGATGCTGAAGTTATAACAGCACATTGTACTTGCAAAGCCGG CCTGGGTGAAGTGTGCAGTTACATAGCGGCTATACTTTTCAAGGTTGAAACTGCTGTTCGATTGGGTCTTACTAAGCCATCGTGCACCTCCACAAGCTGTAATTGGAACAACTGGTATAAAGAAAAT ATAAATCCTGCTGAAGTcagaaatattaattttgtaaagcCTAAACACAGTTCTAAAAGAAAACAGACTTGCAGTGAGTTTACTTCTTCAGCTAAAAAGCAGCAAAGAAATTTGTCACAAATACCACCAGAAACACTCTACAGTgcaatcaataattgtttgcCCCATGCTTCTGTCTTTACTATTGTTCCAAAACCTGATGACGATTCTCAGCTATCCAAAGTGACATCGAGTGTTGGTACACCAATTGTAGATTCTGTAACTGACTCAGGAATGATATCCTCAAGTGTTGATTCATCAATTGTCACAACACCCGTGATGGAATCATCAGTGAGTCCTGATACATCAACGGCCACTACACCCATGGTGGAATCATCATCGAGTCCCGATACATCAATGGTCACAACACCCGTGGTGGAATCATCAGTGAGTCCTGATACATCAATGGTCACAACACCCGTGATGGAATCAACAACATCCAGTGCTGATGCATCAATTTCTTCCTTGGTGACTACACAAGTAGTACCCAATATCCCAAAGCCTTTGCTTGAATTATTTGATCCCAAACACAAAAAACTGAGTAAGGAAATGTTGCTTCAGTTGTCAAAAGAAGTGTTTGTAAGCTTGTCTGTTACTGATGAGCAAGCTATGGCCATTGAATTAGCAACACGCACCCAAAGGCTAAGCAGTGACTGGTATAGTCAACGACAAGGTCGTATTACTGCTTCTTTGTTCCACGATGTCTTCACTTTCAAGGAAAAAAATAGTCCTGATAGTCTTTTAAAGAGGTTGCTATGTAATGTGGACATCAGTCACATTCCGGCCATTAAATGGGGAGTTGAAAAAGAAGACACAGCAAGGAGAGAATACATTGCCAAAATGTCATCATTACATCAAGGATTCCGGTGTACATTGACTGGGTTGGTTGTTAACCCCCAATATCCTTTTTTGGGTGCAAGCCCAGATGCATTGGTAGAATGTAGTTGCTGTGGTGGACAAGGAATTGTGGAGATTAAGTGCCCATTTTCGGGTAAAGGTACTCACCCATCACAGCTTCACAGATTGAAAAATTCATTTTTAAATGAAACTGGGCTTCGTCAGAATCACAAATATTATACACAGGTACAGGGACAGCTTGTAGTTAGCTGCAAACAGTACTGTGATTTTGTTGTATGGACACCCGAGAGAATTCTAATAGAGCGAATGGAAGTAAATTCTAACTTCACTGAAAGTTTGATTAGAAAGCTAACAAAGTTTTATGTAGAAATTATGTTACCAGAAATCCTAACTCGCAATGTATTAGTTGCAAGTGAGTTGTCCAGCTCCACTACTGTAGCAGCCACCAGCAATGAAGAAGTTACATACTGTTTTTGTCAAGAAGGTGAGCATGGAAAGATGATTTGCTGTGATAATTCTGAGTGTAAGATTTCATGGTTTCACTTCAAATGTGTTGGCATAAAGCGAGCCCCTAGAGGAGATTGGTTCTGTCCTAACTGTAATATTTGA